From one Triticum aestivum cultivar Chinese Spring chromosome 4B, IWGSC CS RefSeq v2.1, whole genome shotgun sequence genomic stretch:
- the LOC123091666 gene encoding putative receptor protein kinase ZmPK1, with product MATPFLPTLLLSLLVLLLPAVDAGGAAPPGGDVLALKSSLAVEDHETSFLRSPDGTFSCGFHSIYSGAFTFSIWYSDSPGETVVWSANRGRPVLSRRSAVTLRKDGNMVLTDDGTVVWQTEGNLPNVQYAQLLDTGNLVLNNTSGTIVWQSFDSPTDTFLRTQRIPATAKLVSTSRLHVPGHYTFRFSDQSMLSLFYDDTNVSDIYWPDPDYQYYENNRNLYNSTRMGSLDDYGEFFASDFAWHRPLVASDRGYGIKRRLTLDSDGNLRIYSLSNESDSNRRWTVSWVAVSQPCMIHGMCGPYGICHYSPAPTCSCPPGYAMRNPGNWTQGCELIVDTIGCGDSERNATFLQLPNTDFWGSDQQRINEVSLEDCWNVCLSDCTCKGFQYQQGNGTCYPKNLLFNGRSFPTPTVRTMYIKLPTSFNVSNTPIPQSNVLNTKIHRLECDHVSKTIIESVPDMVREDGSDDPKWLYLYGFIAAFFVIEAFFFAFAWFFVLRREFRSSQLWAAEEGYKVMTSHFRMYSYRELAKATEKFKHELGWGGSGIVYKGTLDDEREAVIKRLENVTRNRAEFQDELHVIARINHMNLARIWGVCSERSHRMLVLEYFENGSLANILFSNKILLQWGQRFNIALGVAKGLAYLHHECLEWVIHCNLKPENILLDQDLEPKITDFGFAKLLSRTGPNQNLSRARGTLGYMAPEWVTGLPITAKVDVYSYGIVLLELVSGTRILDFVVNLEEDVHVVLKKFIKMLSYRLEGDELLWLTEFVDVRLDGDFNYLQAKELIRIAVSCLEEDRKNRPTMESIVESLLSVEEASV from the coding sequence ATGGCTACCCCCTTCCTACCCACCCTGCTCCTATCCTTGCTTGTTCTACTTCTACCAGCCGTGGATGCTGGTGGCGCGGCACCTCCCGGCGGCGACGTCCTGGCGCTGAAATCCTCCCTCGCCGTCGAGGATCACGAGACCAGCTTCCTGCGGTCACCCGACGGTACGTTCTCCTGCGGCTTCCATAGCATCTACAGCGGCGCCTTCACCTTCTCCATCTGGTACTCCGACTCACCCGGCGAAACCGTCGTCTGGAGTGCCAACCGCGGCCGCCCCGTGCTCTCCAGGAGGTCAGCCGTCACCCTGCGCAAGGACGGCAACATGGTCCTCACCGACGACGGCACCGTCGTGTGGCAAACTGAGGGCAACCTCCCGAATGTCCAGTATGCACAGCTTCTTGACACCGGAAACCTCGTGCTGAATAACACAAGCGGCACCATTGTTTGGCAGAGCTTCGATTCGCCGACAGACACCTTCCTACGCACCCAGCGAATCCCTGCCACGGCAAAGTTAGTCTCTACCAGCCGGCTGCATGTTCCTGGTCACTACACCTTCCGTTTTAGTGACCAATCCATGCTGTCTCTCTTCTACGATGACACCAATGTTTCTGACATATACTGGCCTGATCCTGATTACCAGTACTATGAGAATAACAGGAACCTCTATAACAGTACTAGGATGGGGAGCCTTGATGATTATGGGGAGTTTTTTGCCAGTGATTTCGCGTGGCACCGGCCTCTTGTTGCCTCTGATAGAGGCTATGGGATTAAGAGAAGACTTACCCTTGATTCTGATGGTAATCTTAGGATATACAGCTTGAGCAATGAATCAGATTCAAACAGGAGATGGACAGTTTCATGGGTGGCTGTCTCTCAGCCATGCATGATACATGGCATGTGTGGTCCATATGGGATCTGCCACTACTCCCCTGCACCAACATGTTCTTGCCCACCTGGTTATGCAATGAGGAATCCTGGCAACTGGACACAGGGATGCGAGCTTATCGTAGATACCATCGGATGTGGGGACAGTGAACGGAATGCGACATTTTTGCAGCTTCCAAACACTGATTTTTGGGGATCTGATCAGCAGCGCATCAACGAAGTGTCCTTGGAGGATTGTTGGAACGTATGCTTGAGTGATTGCACGTGCAAGGGTTTTCAGTACCAACAAGGAAATGGCACATGCTATCCAAAGAATCTTCTTTTCAATGGAAGGAGTTTCCCAACACCTACTGTGCGAACGATGTACATCAAGCTCCCCACAAGTTTCAATGTTTCAAATACCCCAATTCCACAGTCCAATGTGCTCAACACTAAAATACATCGTCTTGAATGTGATCATGTGAGCAAAACAATCATAGAATCAGTGCCAGACATGGTTCGTGAAGATGGCAGTGATGATCCAAAATGGCTCTATCTATATGGGTTCATTGCTGCATTTTTTGTCATTGAGGCTTTCTTCTTCGCGTTTGCATGGTTCTTCGTTCTACGGAGAGAGTTTAGGTCATCGCAATTATGGGCGGCTGAGGAAGGCTACAAGGTGATGACTAGTCATTTCCGGATGTATAGTTACAGAGAGCTGGCCAAGGCGACTGAAAAGTTCAAACATGAGCTTGGATGGGGAGGTTCAGGTATTGTCTACAAGGGAACCTTGGATGATGAGCGAGAGGCGGTCATAAAAAGGCTGGAAAATGTAACACGGAACAGGGCAGAGTTCCAGGATGAGTTGCATGTCATTGCAAGGATTAACCATATGAATCTGGCAAGAATATGGGGGGTTTGCTCAGAGAGATCCCATAGAATGCTGGTCTTGGAGTATTTTGAGAACGGCTCATTAGCTAACATACTATTCAGCAACAAAATCTTGCTGCAGTGGGGTCAGAGGTTCAACATTGCTTTAGGTGTTGCAAAGGGGCTGGCCTATCTTCACCATGAGTGCCTAGAGTGGGTCATCCACTGCAACCTGAAGCCGGAGAACATTCTGCTGGATCAGGATCTAGAGCCTAAGATCACCGACTTTGGGTTCGCAAAGCTGCTCAGCAGAACGGGGCCTAATCAGAATCTGTCTCGGGCGCGAGGAACCTTGGGCTACATGGCTCCGGAGTGGGTCACAGGTTTACCGATAACAGCGAAGGTTGATGTGTACAGCTACGGAATCGTGCTTCTTGAACTAGTGTCAGGAACAAGAATTCTCGACTTTGTTGTTAATTTGGAGGAGGATGTCCATGTGGTGCTCAAGAAGTTCATTAAGATGCTTTCTTACAGGTTGGAAGGGGATGAACTGTTGTGGTTAACGGAGTTTGTAGATGTCAGACTGGACGGCGATTTCAACTACCTGCAAGCGAAAGAGTTGATCAGGATAGCCGTTTCATGCCTGGAGGAGGACAGAAAGAACAGGCCAACAATGGAATCAATAGTTGAGAGCCTCCTTTCAGTTGAAGAAGCTTCAGTTTGA